One genomic region from Pseudorca crassidens isolate mPseCra1 chromosome 11, mPseCra1.hap1, whole genome shotgun sequence encodes:
- the RASSF9 gene encoding ras association domain-containing protein 9 isoform X1: MAPFGRNLLKTRHKNRSPTKEMDSEEKEIVVWVCQEEKIVCGLTKRTTSADIIQALLEEHETTFGDKRFLLGKPSDYCIIEKWRGSERVLPPLTRILKLWKAWGDEQPNMQFVLVKADAFLPVPLWRTAEAKLMQNTEKLWELSPANYMKTLPPDKQKRIVRKTFRKLAKIKQDTVSQERDSMETLVHLIISQDHTIHQQVKRMKELDLEIEKCEAKFHLNRVENDGENYVQDAYLMPSFGEVEQKLGLEYDENQILEDLRESDGIVQLEERLTYYRKLIDKLSAEIEQEVKSICTEINEDAEGAAASELEGSNLESVKCDLEKSMKAGLKIHSYLSGIQKEIKYSDSLLQMKAKEYELLAKEFNSLHISNKDECQLQENRGKESEVPTSSGEVPPFTQRVFNMYSNDTDSDTGISSNHSQDSETTISPILGKIFRTFLIYHFWRTSNVIIFHAKILLKASFEVGW, translated from the exons atcTCCAACTAAAGAAATGGattcagaagagaaagaaattgtgGTTTGGGTTTGCCAAGAAGAGAAGATTGTCTGTGGGCTAACCAAACGCACCACCTCTGCTGACATCATCCAGGCTTTGCTTGAGGAACACGAGACTACGTTTGGAGACAAACGATTTCTTCTGGGGAAGCCCAGTGATTACTGCATCATAGAAAAGTGGAGAGGCTCTGAACGGGTTCTTCCCCCACTAACAAGAATCCTGAAGCTTTGGAAAGCATGGGGAGATGAGCAGCCTAATATGCAGTTTGTTTTGGTTAAAGCAGATGCTTTTCTTCCAGTTCCCTTGTGGCGGACAGCTGAAGCCAAATTAATGCAAAACACAGAAAAACTGTGGGAGCTCAGCCCAGCAAATTACATGAAGACGTTACCACCAGATAAGCAAAAGAGAATAGTCAGAAAAACTTTCCGGAAACTGGCTAAAATTAAGCAGGACACAGTTTCCCAAGAGCGAGATAGTATGGAGACATTAGTTCATCTGATTATTTCCCAGGATCATACTATTCATCAACAAGTCAAGAGAATGAAAGAGCTGGATCTGGAAATTGAAAAGTGTGAAGCTAAATTCCACCTCAACCGGGTAGAAAATGATGGAGAAAATTATGTCCAGGATGCATATTTGATGCCCAGTTTCGGTGAAGTTGAGCAAAAACTAGGCTTGGAGTATGATGAAAACCAGATTCTGGAGGACCTGAGAGAAAGTGATGGAATTGTACAGCTGGAGGAACGACTAACATATTATAGAAAGCTCATTGATAAGCTCTCTGCCGAAATAGAACAAGAGGTAAAAAGTATTTGCACAGAGATAAATGAAGATGCGGAAGGGGCAGCTGCAAGTGAACTTGAAGGCTCTAATTTAGAAAGTGTTAAGTGTGATTTGGAGAAAAGCATGAAAGCTGGTTTGAAAATCCACTCTTACTTGAGTGGCATCCAGAAAGAGATTAAATACAGTGACTCATTGCTTCAGATGAAAGCTAAAGAATATGAGCTCCTGGCCAAGGAGTTCAATTCCCTTCATATTAGCAACAAAGATGAATGCCAGCTacaggaaaacagaggaaaggaATCTGAGGTCCCTACCAGCAGTGGGGAGGTTCCTCCTTTTACTCAAAGAGTATTTAACATGTATTCAAATGACACAGACTCGGACACTGGTATCAGCTCTAACCACAGTCAGGACTCAGAAACAACG ATTTCACCTATTTTGGGGAAGATATTTAGAACTTTCTTAATATATCACTTTTGGAGAACAtctaatgttattatttttcatgcCAAGATATTGCTGAAGGCCTCATTTGAAGTTGGATGGTAA
- the RASSF9 gene encoding ras association domain-containing protein 9 isoform X2, with amino-acid sequence MDSEEKEIVVWVCQEEKIVCGLTKRTTSADIIQALLEEHETTFGDKRFLLGKPSDYCIIEKWRGSERVLPPLTRILKLWKAWGDEQPNMQFVLVKADAFLPVPLWRTAEAKLMQNTEKLWELSPANYMKTLPPDKQKRIVRKTFRKLAKIKQDTVSQERDSMETLVHLIISQDHTIHQQVKRMKELDLEIEKCEAKFHLNRVENDGENYVQDAYLMPSFGEVEQKLGLEYDENQILEDLRESDGIVQLEERLTYYRKLIDKLSAEIEQEVKSICTEINEDAEGAAASELEGSNLESVKCDLEKSMKAGLKIHSYLSGIQKEIKYSDSLLQMKAKEYELLAKEFNSLHISNKDECQLQENRGKESEVPTSSGEVPPFTQRVFNMYSNDTDSDTGISSNHSQDSETTISPILGKIFRTFLIYHFWRTSNVIIFHAKILLKASFEVGW; translated from the exons ATGGattcagaagagaaagaaattgtgGTTTGGGTTTGCCAAGAAGAGAAGATTGTCTGTGGGCTAACCAAACGCACCACCTCTGCTGACATCATCCAGGCTTTGCTTGAGGAACACGAGACTACGTTTGGAGACAAACGATTTCTTCTGGGGAAGCCCAGTGATTACTGCATCATAGAAAAGTGGAGAGGCTCTGAACGGGTTCTTCCCCCACTAACAAGAATCCTGAAGCTTTGGAAAGCATGGGGAGATGAGCAGCCTAATATGCAGTTTGTTTTGGTTAAAGCAGATGCTTTTCTTCCAGTTCCCTTGTGGCGGACAGCTGAAGCCAAATTAATGCAAAACACAGAAAAACTGTGGGAGCTCAGCCCAGCAAATTACATGAAGACGTTACCACCAGATAAGCAAAAGAGAATAGTCAGAAAAACTTTCCGGAAACTGGCTAAAATTAAGCAGGACACAGTTTCCCAAGAGCGAGATAGTATGGAGACATTAGTTCATCTGATTATTTCCCAGGATCATACTATTCATCAACAAGTCAAGAGAATGAAAGAGCTGGATCTGGAAATTGAAAAGTGTGAAGCTAAATTCCACCTCAACCGGGTAGAAAATGATGGAGAAAATTATGTCCAGGATGCATATTTGATGCCCAGTTTCGGTGAAGTTGAGCAAAAACTAGGCTTGGAGTATGATGAAAACCAGATTCTGGAGGACCTGAGAGAAAGTGATGGAATTGTACAGCTGGAGGAACGACTAACATATTATAGAAAGCTCATTGATAAGCTCTCTGCCGAAATAGAACAAGAGGTAAAAAGTATTTGCACAGAGATAAATGAAGATGCGGAAGGGGCAGCTGCAAGTGAACTTGAAGGCTCTAATTTAGAAAGTGTTAAGTGTGATTTGGAGAAAAGCATGAAAGCTGGTTTGAAAATCCACTCTTACTTGAGTGGCATCCAGAAAGAGATTAAATACAGTGACTCATTGCTTCAGATGAAAGCTAAAGAATATGAGCTCCTGGCCAAGGAGTTCAATTCCCTTCATATTAGCAACAAAGATGAATGCCAGCTacaggaaaacagaggaaaggaATCTGAGGTCCCTACCAGCAGTGGGGAGGTTCCTCCTTTTACTCAAAGAGTATTTAACATGTATTCAAATGACACAGACTCGGACACTGGTATCAGCTCTAACCACAGTCAGGACTCAGAAACAACG ATTTCACCTATTTTGGGGAAGATATTTAGAACTTTCTTAATATATCACTTTTGGAGAACAtctaatgttattatttttcatgcCAAGATATTGCTGAAGGCCTCATTTGAAGTTGGATGGTAA
- the RASSF9 gene encoding ras association domain-containing protein 9 isoform X3, translated as MAPFGRNLLKTRHKNRSPTKEMDSEEKEIVVWVCQEEKIVCGLTKRTTSADIIQALLEEHETTFGDKRFLLGKPSDYCIIEKWRGSERVLPPLTRILKLWKAWGDEQPNMQFVLVKADAFLPVPLWRTAEAKLMQNTEKLWELSPANYMKTLPPDKQKRIVRKTFRKLAKIKQDTVSQERDSMETLVHLIISQDHTIHQQVKRMKELDLEIEKCEAKFHLNRVENDGENYVQDAYLMPSFGEVEQKLGLEYDENQILEDLRESDGIVQLEERLTYYRKLIDKLSAEIEQEVKSICTEINEDAEGAAASELEGSNLESVKCDLEKSMKAGLKIHSYLSGIQKEIKYSDSLLQMKAKEYELLAKEFNSLHISNKDECQLQENRGKESEVPTSSGEVPPFTQRVFNMYSNDTDSDTGISSNHSQDSETTVGDMVLLST; from the coding sequence atcTCCAACTAAAGAAATGGattcagaagagaaagaaattgtgGTTTGGGTTTGCCAAGAAGAGAAGATTGTCTGTGGGCTAACCAAACGCACCACCTCTGCTGACATCATCCAGGCTTTGCTTGAGGAACACGAGACTACGTTTGGAGACAAACGATTTCTTCTGGGGAAGCCCAGTGATTACTGCATCATAGAAAAGTGGAGAGGCTCTGAACGGGTTCTTCCCCCACTAACAAGAATCCTGAAGCTTTGGAAAGCATGGGGAGATGAGCAGCCTAATATGCAGTTTGTTTTGGTTAAAGCAGATGCTTTTCTTCCAGTTCCCTTGTGGCGGACAGCTGAAGCCAAATTAATGCAAAACACAGAAAAACTGTGGGAGCTCAGCCCAGCAAATTACATGAAGACGTTACCACCAGATAAGCAAAAGAGAATAGTCAGAAAAACTTTCCGGAAACTGGCTAAAATTAAGCAGGACACAGTTTCCCAAGAGCGAGATAGTATGGAGACATTAGTTCATCTGATTATTTCCCAGGATCATACTATTCATCAACAAGTCAAGAGAATGAAAGAGCTGGATCTGGAAATTGAAAAGTGTGAAGCTAAATTCCACCTCAACCGGGTAGAAAATGATGGAGAAAATTATGTCCAGGATGCATATTTGATGCCCAGTTTCGGTGAAGTTGAGCAAAAACTAGGCTTGGAGTATGATGAAAACCAGATTCTGGAGGACCTGAGAGAAAGTGATGGAATTGTACAGCTGGAGGAACGACTAACATATTATAGAAAGCTCATTGATAAGCTCTCTGCCGAAATAGAACAAGAGGTAAAAAGTATTTGCACAGAGATAAATGAAGATGCGGAAGGGGCAGCTGCAAGTGAACTTGAAGGCTCTAATTTAGAAAGTGTTAAGTGTGATTTGGAGAAAAGCATGAAAGCTGGTTTGAAAATCCACTCTTACTTGAGTGGCATCCAGAAAGAGATTAAATACAGTGACTCATTGCTTCAGATGAAAGCTAAAGAATATGAGCTCCTGGCCAAGGAGTTCAATTCCCTTCATATTAGCAACAAAGATGAATGCCAGCTacaggaaaacagaggaaaggaATCTGAGGTCCCTACCAGCAGTGGGGAGGTTCCTCCTTTTACTCAAAGAGTATTTAACATGTATTCAAATGACACAGACTCGGACACTGGTATCAGCTCTAACCACAGTCAGGACTCAGAAACAACGGTAGGAGATATGGTGCTGTTGTCAACATAA